A genomic stretch from Thermonema lapsum includes:
- a CDS encoding GAF domain-containing protein, whose translation MKLLNNLPLRLIAVVVAAFSMLLLFAYFATIYYQGIKTKHVNTVAMAVEAGRLADEIAEMVELWATTSDSSVVLSNSADKLEQLRARYATYLEVLQSGGKRTIGKRQKVEIVRVKEAEGLLRELQKDWKELSPSIEWLVRYLSGIPDATQASYDKAWVSIQSSEFARKNDKLRDVYLDWAQKQEYTQYLWFYTLLTLTILLFFVLFVVVRYLLFQPIRQIARVTAQLANGELGVKVTHYNNNEIGAVARNLNRISETLFYASEFAKEIGQGNLDAKYKGNQEVLNNTENNLIAILEQMRQQLKEVARRDQEERWIEAGVAHFASVLRGASNLPLDELAYLIISNLVQYMELQQGAIYFVQEQIAKTSLKLLAAYALNKRRYIDKEFLPGEGLVGQVYRDKSTAYLEDVPPTFDKISSALGAAKPRSALVAPLKLNENVYAVVELMSLHPIPKYKRDFLERVSENLASVILTAKNNERLRKIQQEAEEVEKRIKRRGI comes from the coding sequence ATGAAACTTTTGAATAATTTGCCCTTGCGCCTTATTGCCGTTGTAGTAGCCGCTTTCTCCATGCTGCTGCTTTTTGCCTACTTCGCTACGATTTACTATCAAGGCATCAAGACGAAACATGTCAATACCGTAGCTATGGCGGTAGAAGCTGGGCGCTTGGCAGATGAAATAGCTGAAATGGTAGAGCTATGGGCTACTACCTCCGACTCCTCGGTAGTGCTTTCGAATTCTGCCGATAAACTTGAGCAACTGCGTGCGCGCTATGCTACTTATCTGGAGGTGTTGCAGAGCGGCGGAAAACGTACCATTGGCAAGCGGCAAAAGGTCGAAATTGTGCGGGTGAAAGAAGCCGAGGGGCTTCTGCGGGAGCTGCAAAAAGACTGGAAAGAATTGTCGCCTTCCATTGAGTGGCTGGTGCGTTATTTAAGTGGCATACCCGATGCCACACAGGCAAGCTACGATAAAGCGTGGGTGAGCATTCAAAGCTCGGAATTTGCCCGCAAAAATGACAAACTCAGAGATGTTTACTTAGATTGGGCGCAGAAACAAGAGTATACCCAATACCTTTGGTTCTACACACTATTGACACTAACCATCTTGCTCTTCTTTGTGCTGTTTGTAGTAGTGCGCTACTTGTTGTTCCAGCCTATTCGTCAGATTGCAAGGGTAACAGCACAGCTGGCAAACGGCGAGCTGGGCGTGAAAGTAACACACTACAACAACAATGAAATAGGGGCAGTGGCACGCAACCTCAACCGCATTTCTGAAACACTCTTCTACGCTTCAGAGTTTGCCAAGGAAATAGGTCAAGGCAACTTAGATGCAAAATATAAGGGAAACCAAGAGGTATTGAATAATACAGAAAACAACTTGATTGCCATCTTGGAGCAGATGCGCCAACAGCTGAAAGAGGTAGCACGCCGTGACCAGGAAGAGCGCTGGATAGAAGCTGGGGTAGCTCACTTTGCAAGTGTTTTGCGGGGGGCTTCCAACTTGCCACTTGACGAACTGGCATATCTTATCATTTCCAACTTGGTGCAATATATGGAGTTGCAACAGGGCGCCATTTATTTTGTTCAAGAGCAGATTGCCAAAACTTCCTTGAAGTTACTGGCTGCCTATGCCCTCAATAAACGGCGCTACATAGACAAAGAATTCTTACCTGGGGAAGGACTGGTAGGGCAGGTCTATCGCGACAAAAGTACGGCGTATCTGGAAGATGTACCGCCCACCTTCGATAAAATTAGCTCTGCCTTGGGGGCAGCCAAGCCGCGCAGTGCTTTGGTGGCACCCTTGAAACTCAATGAAAATGTATATGCCGTAGTAGAGCTCATGAGCCTGCACCCTATACCCAAATACAAAAGAGATTTTTTGGAGAGGGTGTCCGAAAACCTTGCCTCCGTGATTCTTACAGCAAAGAACAACGAACGCCTCAGAAAAATACAGCAAGAAGCCGAAGAGGTCGAAAAGCGTATCAAGCGCCGGGGTATATAA
- the sucC gene encoding ADP-forming succinate--CoA ligase subunit beta gives MNIHEYQAKDILKRYGVRIQEGIVADTPAKAVEAARQLQEETGTGIFVIKAQIHAGGRGKGGGVKLAKNINEVEEVAGKILGMQLVTPQTGPEGKKVHKVLVAQDVYYPGPSQPKEYYLSILLDRATGQDVIIASSEGGMDIEEVAEKHPDKIVKEFIDTRVGLRDFQARKVAFALGLEGDALKEMVKFIKNLYRAYVDIEASLVEINPALKTSDNKVIAVDAKVNLEDNALFRHPDLAALRDITEEDPAEVEAGEYGLNYVKLDGNVGCMVNGAGLAMATMDMIKLSGGEPANFLDVGGKANAQTVEAGFRIILKDPNVKAILINIFGGIVRCDRVANGVVEAYKNIGEINVPIIVRLQGTNAEEAAKIIDESGLKVYSAITLQEAAEKVQKAVKGELV, from the coding sequence ATGAACATTCACGAATATCAGGCGAAAGACATATTGAAGCGTTATGGAGTGCGCATTCAAGAAGGCATCGTAGCCGACACCCCTGCCAAAGCCGTAGAGGCTGCCCGTCAGTTGCAAGAAGAAACTGGCACTGGAATCTTTGTTATTAAAGCCCAAATTCATGCCGGTGGACGCGGCAAAGGCGGTGGCGTGAAGCTTGCTAAAAACATCAACGAAGTAGAAGAGGTAGCCGGAAAAATATTGGGCATGCAGTTGGTCACTCCCCAAACTGGTCCCGAAGGCAAGAAAGTGCATAAAGTGCTGGTAGCCCAAGACGTCTATTATCCCGGACCTTCCCAACCCAAAGAATATTATCTTTCTATCTTGTTAGACCGTGCTACCGGTCAAGATGTTATCATCGCCAGCTCCGAAGGAGGGATGGACATCGAAGAGGTAGCCGAAAAGCACCCCGATAAAATCGTAAAAGAATTTATCGATACCCGTGTGGGCTTGCGCGACTTTCAGGCACGCAAAGTAGCTTTTGCGCTCGGCTTGGAAGGCGATGCCCTGAAAGAAATGGTGAAGTTCATCAAGAACCTTTACCGCGCTTATGTGGACATAGAGGCTTCTTTGGTGGAAATTAACCCGGCACTGAAAACCTCTGACAATAAGGTGATTGCCGTAGATGCCAAAGTGAACTTGGAAGACAACGCCCTCTTCCGTCATCCTGATTTGGCTGCCCTGCGCGACATCACCGAAGAAGACCCCGCCGAAGTGGAAGCCGGAGAATATGGCTTGAACTACGTGAAGCTGGATGGCAACGTGGGCTGTATGGTGAATGGTGCCGGCTTGGCTATGGCTACTATGGATATGATTAAGCTGTCGGGAGGCGAACCCGCCAACTTCTTGGATGTAGGAGGGAAAGCCAATGCCCAAACCGTAGAAGCCGGTTTCCGTATCATCCTCAAAGACCCCAACGTGAAAGCTATTCTCATCAATATCTTTGGTGGTATTGTGCGTTGCGACCGCGTCGCCAACGGAGTAGTAGAAGCTTACAAAAACATTGGCGAAATCAACGTGCCCATCATCGTGCGTTTGCAGGGCACCAACGCCGAAGAAGCTGCCAAAATCATCGACGAGTCGGGCTTGAAGGTATATTCTGCCATCACACTGCAAGAAGCTGCCGAAAAAGTGCAAAAAGCAGTAAAAGGCGAATTGGTATAA
- a CDS encoding AlbA family DNA-binding domain-containing protein → MEWQELKRLVRQGEGLHLEFKLKTSHPEKIIKEMIAFANTEGGMLIVGVSDDLQIKGVKFPDEELYVLKKAIQKHIFPALDYHLDIMQVEDRKERELLIFHIPKSAGLLYFIDEQGNKKVYVRVNDKTIQASKEMRTILLEKRKNKSFRFRYGAKEQLLMRYLAEHGHINVSTFAEVAGISKRMASRTLTLLVLANVLTILPQEQGEDLFRALEPEEPSVNGQIR, encoded by the coding sequence ATGGAATGGCAAGAACTCAAGCGGCTGGTGCGGCAGGGGGAAGGCTTACACCTGGAGTTTAAACTGAAGACCTCTCATCCCGAAAAAATCATCAAGGAAATGATAGCTTTTGCCAATACCGAAGGGGGCATGTTGATAGTGGGGGTGAGCGACGACTTGCAAATTAAAGGCGTTAAGTTCCCTGATGAAGAACTCTATGTGCTGAAAAAAGCCATCCAGAAACATATCTTTCCTGCTTTGGATTACCACTTGGATATCATGCAGGTCGAAGACCGCAAAGAAAGAGAACTGTTGATTTTTCATATACCCAAATCTGCCGGCTTGCTGTACTTTATAGACGAGCAGGGCAATAAAAAGGTATATGTGCGGGTAAACGATAAAACCATACAGGCAAGCAAGGAGATGCGAACGATTCTTCTCGAAAAGCGTAAAAACAAATCGTTCCGTTTTCGATATGGCGCCAAAGAGCAGCTTTTGATGCGCTACTTGGCAGAGCACGGGCATATCAACGTATCTACTTTTGCCGAAGTAGCAGGCATCTCCAAACGTATGGCTTCACGTACACTCACCTTGCTGGTGCTGGCAAATGTGCTGACCATTCTTCCCCAAGAGCAGGGCGAAGACCTCTTTCGTGCACTGGAACCAGAAGAACCTTCCGTGAATGGTCAAATACGCTGA
- a CDS encoding pyruvate carboxylase: protein MVTPLPPRPIKKLMVANRGEIAIRILRAASELHIRTVAVYTYEDRYSLHRFKADEAYQIGDEDEPLKPYLDIEEIIQLAKSKQVDAIHPGYGFLSENVAFARRCEEEGIIFVGPRSEVMAALGDKVSAKKIARQAGVPVIEDNSRPITDEQIALEEAQRIGYPIMLKAAAGGGGRGMRVVRNAQELLKAFEEAKREAGRAFGNDTIFMERYIDNPKHIEVQIMGDNYGNIVHLYERDCSVQRRFQKVVEVAPAKTLSHETKQKLYDYALRIARHVNYNNVGTVEFLVDPAENIFFIEVNPRIQVEHTITEEITGIDLVRSQIEIARGYKLSDPPIWIHSQDDIQVNGFAIQCRITTEDPLNDFKPDFGTVVAYRNAAGFGIRLDEGSSYPGVRVSPFFDSMLVKVSASGRTLKGAAQRLHRALREFRIRGVKTNIGFLLNVISHPVFQRGEATVNFIQQHPELFDIEKRLDRGTRTLQYLAYVTVNGHPDLKNKKLEERTFKHPKLPTKDRYTDTPPGTKQMLEEMGRERFVEWLKQEKKIQFTDTTLRDAHQSLLATRLRTIDMVEAAACFAHHHAQTFSMEVWGGATFDVALRFLKECPWQRLRMIRQAVPNILLQMLLRGSNAVGYKAYPDNLIEKFIEKAAEEGIDVFRIFDSLNYLENLKVSIQAVRKYTNSLAEVAICYTGDLQDPKRSQKYNLQYYIDLARRIEEAGAHILAIKDMAGLLKPYAAEMLISALKEHISLPIHLHTHDTASVQSATYLKAIDAGVDVIDVAIAALSGLTSQPNFNAVVAMLKGHERENPYDLHHLNKLSDYWEAVRAYYYPFEAGLQAGTATVYEHEMPGGQYSNLKAQAESMGLEDSFETIKENYRLANELFGDIVKVTPSSKVVGDMAIFMTSNGLTPQDVMEKGATLAFPESVKQFFRGELGQPYGGFPQKLQKLVLKGERPHEKRPNEYLPPLDFEAEFEAFQQKFGEEYSFLDFLSYCLYPAVFEQYHEHRSRYGDVWYIPTPAFYYGLKDGEEILVNIDEGKTILIKKVGVSSTVDEEGYRMVSFELNGQLRRVRVRDEAVGQVKQAHAKATAPNHIGAPLQGKISEIKVKEGEKVEVNQPLFVIEAMKMESVVTAPRSGTVGKIHLTAATLVEQNDLILELND, encoded by the coding sequence ATGGTAACACCTTTGCCTCCGCGCCCCATCAAAAAACTGATGGTAGCCAACCGTGGCGAAATAGCCATTCGTATCCTGCGGGCTGCTTCTGAACTACACATCCGTACAGTAGCTGTCTACACCTATGAAGACCGTTATTCTTTGCACCGCTTCAAAGCCGACGAAGCCTATCAAATTGGCGATGAAGATGAGCCGCTTAAGCCTTATCTCGACATCGAAGAAATCATACAACTGGCAAAGAGCAAGCAGGTCGATGCCATCCATCCGGGTTATGGCTTCCTCTCTGAAAATGTGGCATTTGCCCGGCGTTGCGAAGAAGAAGGTATTATATTCGTAGGTCCGCGTTCCGAAGTCATGGCAGCACTGGGCGACAAGGTGTCTGCCAAAAAAATAGCCCGGCAGGCAGGTGTTCCCGTAATTGAAGACAACAGTCGCCCTATCACCGATGAACAAATAGCACTCGAAGAAGCGCAGCGCATAGGCTACCCTATTATGTTGAAAGCGGCTGCCGGTGGTGGCGGGCGTGGCATGCGGGTGGTGCGCAATGCGCAGGAGCTGCTTAAGGCTTTCGAAGAAGCCAAACGCGAAGCGGGGCGCGCCTTTGGCAATGACACTATCTTTATGGAACGCTACATCGATAACCCCAAGCACATAGAAGTGCAAATCATGGGCGATAATTATGGCAACATCGTGCATCTTTACGAGCGCGACTGTTCGGTGCAGCGCCGTTTTCAGAAGGTGGTGGAAGTAGCCCCTGCCAAAACACTCTCACACGAAACCAAACAAAAGCTCTATGACTACGCTTTGCGTATTGCCCGCCATGTAAACTACAACAACGTGGGGACGGTGGAATTCCTCGTTGACCCCGCCGAAAATATTTTCTTCATAGAAGTGAACCCACGTATTCAAGTAGAACACACCATCACCGAGGAAATCACCGGCATCGACCTCGTGCGTTCACAAATAGAAATTGCCCGGGGCTATAAACTCAGCGACCCGCCTATTTGGATTCACAGCCAAGACGACATTCAAGTAAACGGTTTTGCTATTCAATGCCGTATTACCACCGAAGACCCTCTCAATGACTTTAAACCCGACTTTGGCACCGTCGTTGCCTACCGCAATGCCGCTGGCTTCGGCATCCGTCTCGATGAAGGTAGCTCTTATCCAGGGGTGCGTGTGTCGCCCTTTTTTGATTCCATGCTGGTGAAAGTATCGGCATCGGGGCGTACCCTCAAAGGAGCAGCACAGCGCCTACATCGCGCCCTGCGCGAGTTCCGTATTCGCGGTGTGAAAACCAATATTGGCTTCTTGCTCAATGTGATTTCACACCCCGTCTTTCAACGCGGCGAGGCTACCGTCAACTTCATACAGCAACACCCCGAACTGTTCGACATAGAGAAGCGCTTGGATCGCGGAACCCGAACCCTGCAATACTTGGCATACGTGACGGTCAATGGGCATCCCGACCTCAAAAACAAAAAGTTGGAAGAACGGACTTTCAAACACCCCAAGCTGCCCACCAAAGACCGCTATACCGACACCCCGCCCGGTACCAAGCAAATGCTTGAAGAGATGGGGCGGGAGCGTTTTGTGGAGTGGCTCAAGCAAGAAAAGAAAATACAATTCACCGATACTACCCTACGCGATGCGCATCAATCTTTGTTGGCTACTCGCCTGCGTACCATTGACATGGTGGAAGCTGCCGCTTGCTTTGCCCATCACCACGCACAAACCTTCTCTATGGAGGTATGGGGAGGTGCCACCTTCGACGTGGCATTGCGCTTCTTGAAAGAGTGCCCTTGGCAGCGCCTGCGCATGATACGCCAAGCCGTGCCCAATATATTGCTACAAATGTTGTTGCGGGGGTCCAACGCTGTAGGATACAAGGCTTATCCTGACAACCTCATAGAAAAATTTATAGAAAAAGCCGCAGAAGAAGGCATTGACGTATTCCGCATTTTTGATTCACTCAACTACCTCGAGAATCTAAAAGTAAGCATCCAAGCGGTGCGTAAATACACCAACAGCTTGGCAGAAGTAGCCATTTGCTATACGGGTGATTTGCAAGACCCTAAACGTAGCCAAAAATACAACCTGCAATATTATATTGACTTAGCACGACGCATCGAAGAGGCTGGGGCTCATATTTTGGCAATCAAAGACATGGCTGGTTTGTTGAAGCCCTATGCCGCTGAAATGCTCATCTCGGCTCTGAAAGAACACATAAGCCTACCCATTCACCTGCATACTCACGATACGGCTTCGGTGCAGTCGGCTACTTACCTGAAAGCCATAGATGCCGGCGTAGATGTCATAGATGTGGCTATTGCTGCCCTGTCGGGGCTTACCTCACAGCCCAATTTCAACGCTGTGGTGGCTATGTTGAAAGGGCACGAGCGCGAAAACCCTTATGACCTTCATCACCTAAACAAGCTCTCGGACTACTGGGAAGCCGTGCGCGCCTATTATTACCCCTTCGAAGCGGGCTTGCAGGCAGGTACCGCCACCGTTTATGAGCACGAAATGCCCGGTGGGCAATACTCCAACCTGAAGGCACAAGCCGAATCGATGGGCTTGGAAGACAGCTTTGAGACCATTAAAGAAAATTACCGCCTTGCCAATGAGCTCTTTGGCGATATAGTAAAAGTAACCCCCAGTTCTAAGGTAGTAGGCGACATGGCTATTTTTATGACTTCCAACGGGCTTACCCCGCAAGATGTGATGGAGAAGGGGGCTACTTTGGCATTCCCCGAGTCGGTAAAACAATTTTTCCGTGGCGAGTTGGGGCAGCCCTACGGCGGCTTTCCGCAAAAGCTCCAGAAGCTGGTGCTCAAAGGGGAGCGCCCCCATGAAAAGCGCCCCAACGAATACTTGCCTCCCCTCGACTTCGAGGCTGAGTTTGAGGCTTTTCAACAAAAATTTGGCGAGGAGTACTCTTTCTTAGATTTCCTGTCCTATTGTCTTTACCCGGCGGTGTTTGAGCAATATCACGAGCACCGTAGCCGCTATGGCGATGTGTGGTACATACCTACACCGGCTTTCTACTATGGCTTGAAAGACGGCGAGGAAATCCTTGTGAACATAGACGAGGGCAAAACCATTCTCATCAAAAAAGTAGGGGTTTCTTCTACGGTCGATGAAGAAGGCTACCGCATGGTTTCTTTTGAGCTGAATGGTCAATTGCGCCGTGTGCGTGTGCGTGATGAAGCTGTGGGGCAGGTGAAGCAGGCGCATGCCAAAGCTACCGCCCCCAATCACATAGGTGCCCCCTTGCAGGGCAAAATTTCGGAAATCAAAGTAAAAGAAGGCGAGAAAGTAGAGGTAAACCAACCCCTCTTTGTCATTGAAGCTATGAAGATGGAGTCCGTAGTGACGGCGCCACGCTCGGGAACAGTAGGCAAAATACACCTTACAGCAGCTACTCTTGTGGAGCAAAATGACTTGATATTGGAACTTAACGATTGA
- the crcB gene encoding fluoride efflux transporter CrcB, translated as MLKSFLWVALGGAVGSMLRYGTALLFKEWQWDRLPMATLTVNLLGCLLIGVIYGLLNEMPQFPKKYVLLLATGFCGGFTTFSSFAFENVELLETQGTAQSLLYISISVVGGIASVVAGVWIIRELV; from the coding sequence ATGCTGAAGTCCTTTTTGTGGGTAGCACTGGGAGGTGCCGTAGGCAGCATGTTGCGTTATGGCACGGCTTTACTTTTCAAAGAGTGGCAGTGGGACCGTCTGCCCATGGCGACCCTTACCGTGAATTTACTCGGCTGCCTGTTGATTGGCGTAATTTATGGCTTGCTGAACGAAATGCCTCAGTTCCCTAAAAAATACGTGCTTCTGTTGGCAACGGGCTTTTGTGGTGGCTTCACCACCTTTTCTTCCTTTGCTTTCGAAAATGTGGAACTGCTCGAAACACAGGGCACAGCTCAAAGCTTGCTTTATATTTCCATAAGTGTTGTTGGGGGGATTGCTTCCGTGGTTGCCGGTGTGTGGATAATCCGCGAATTGGTGTAA
- a CDS encoding DNA topoisomerase IV subunit B translates to MTNKKPNAYTEDNIRTLEPREHIRLRPGMYIGKLGDGSSQEDGIYVLLKEVIDNAIDEHMQGYGNCIEVTIEDKRVSVRDYGRGIPLGKVIDCVSKINTGAKYDSEAFQKSIGLNGVGTKAVNALSSYFMVQSIREGKTKIAEFERGVLVKDHPLKPCTEPDGTLVVFEPDDTIFKHFKFIPQFVENLLWNYAFLNAGLTLTFNGKKFVSQDGLLDLLRRKVNEEEIRYPIIHLKGKDIEIAMTHGSQYGEDYYSFVNGQYTSQGGTHQQAFREAIVKTVREFYKKDFDTTDIRASIVAAISIRVQEPIFESQTKTKLGSTNLSPDPKSPTIRAFVNDFVKKELDNYLHQHPETAEALLKRIQQSEKERNEIAGIRKLAKERVKKASLHNSKLRDCRIHFNDSNKEERFETTIFITEGDSASGSMTKARDVRTQAVFSLRGKPLNCWNASKKVVYENEELNLLHHALGLDEGLEGLRYNRVVIATDADTDGMHIRLLLLTFFLRFYPDLVRHGHVYILETPLFRVRNKKQTIYCYSEQEKVQAVEKLGKGVEITRFKGLGEISPEEFKQFIGEDMRLEPVILQEHTNIEKLLSYYMGSNTSERQNFIINNLRIETDTLDPRLAERVALEA, encoded by the coding sequence ATGACAAACAAAAAGCCGAACGCTTATACCGAAGACAATATCCGTACGCTCGAACCACGTGAGCACATACGCTTGCGTCCCGGTATGTATATTGGCAAACTGGGCGACGGCTCTTCGCAAGAAGATGGTATTTATGTGTTGTTGAAAGAAGTCATAGACAACGCCATAGACGAACACATGCAAGGATATGGCAACTGCATAGAAGTAACCATAGAAGATAAGCGGGTGAGCGTGCGTGATTATGGGCGTGGTATCCCTTTGGGCAAGGTGATAGACTGTGTGTCAAAGATAAATACAGGCGCAAAATACGATTCCGAAGCATTTCAAAAATCCATAGGCTTGAACGGCGTGGGTACCAAAGCCGTGAATGCCCTCTCTTCTTACTTTATGGTGCAGTCTATCCGAGAAGGCAAAACCAAAATTGCCGAGTTTGAGCGGGGCGTGTTGGTCAAAGACCATCCCTTAAAGCCTTGCACTGAACCCGACGGTACTTTGGTTGTCTTTGAGCCCGACGACACCATTTTCAAGCACTTTAAATTCATTCCACAGTTTGTTGAAAACCTGTTGTGGAATTATGCTTTCCTGAACGCAGGCTTGACGCTGACGTTTAACGGTAAAAAATTCGTATCTCAAGACGGCTTGCTGGACCTGCTACGTCGCAAAGTGAATGAAGAGGAAATACGCTATCCTATCATTCACTTGAAAGGCAAAGACATAGAAATAGCGATGACTCATGGCTCGCAATATGGCGAAGATTATTACTCTTTCGTAAACGGGCAGTACACTTCGCAGGGAGGTACCCATCAACAGGCATTCCGCGAAGCTATAGTAAAGACCGTGCGCGAGTTTTATAAAAAAGACTTCGACACTACCGACATACGAGCTTCTATTGTGGCAGCTATCAGCATACGCGTGCAAGAGCCTATATTCGAGTCGCAAACCAAAACCAAACTGGGGTCTACCAACCTCTCGCCCGACCCGAAAAGTCCAACCATCCGGGCATTTGTGAATGACTTTGTAAAAAAGGAGCTCGACAACTACCTACACCAGCACCCCGAAACCGCCGAGGCACTGCTTAAGCGCATTCAGCAGTCGGAAAAAGAAAGGAATGAGATTGCAGGCATCCGCAAACTGGCAAAAGAAAGAGTGAAAAAAGCCAGCCTACACAACAGCAAACTGCGCGATTGCCGCATTCACTTCAACGACAGCAACAAAGAAGAACGCTTCGAAACCACCATCTTTATTACAGAGGGAGACTCTGCCAGCGGTTCCATGACCAAAGCGCGCGATGTGCGCACGCAAGCCGTATTTTCATTGCGTGGCAAGCCGCTCAACTGCTGGAATGCCAGCAAAAAGGTAGTCTATGAAAACGAAGAGCTGAACTTGCTGCATCATGCTTTGGGATTGGATGAAGGGCTTGAAGGCTTGCGTTACAATCGTGTGGTGATTGCCACCGATGCCGATACCGACGGCATGCACATCCGTCTGTTGCTGCTTACCTTCTTCTTGCGCTTTTATCCCGACTTGGTGCGTCATGGGCATGTGTATATTTTGGAGACCCCGCTCTTCCGCGTGCGCAACAAAAAGCAAACCATCTATTGTTATTCCGAGCAAGAGAAAGTGCAGGCGGTAGAGAAGCTGGGCAAAGGAGTTGAAATCACGCGATTCAAAGGGTTAGGCGAAATATCACCCGAGGAATTCAAGCAGTTCATAGGTGAAGACATGCGCCTCGAGCCTGTCATCCTGCAAGAGCACACCAACATAGAAAAACTGCTTTCTTATTATATGGGTAGCAATACCTCTGAGCGTCAGAATTTTATTATCAACAACTTGCGCATAGAAACAGACACCCTCGACCCACGCTTGGCAGAGCGTGTGGCGCTGGAAGCCTAA
- a CDS encoding HesA/MoeB/ThiF family protein, which translates to MRYDRNYLYITPEEQKRLAECHVLLAGCGIGSNIAECALRLGFERLRLVDGDSVSISNLNRQNYTQQDVGKLKAESLAKRLQAIHPQAAVEAVPAFMDIRNIEDCLYGIDVAVNALDFTSDLPFLFDRVCAHRQIPVIHPYNLGWAALALVVPPKGPFLDDIVGSQPEKAEVRFVQHLLEELLPQAQTAWLREVAARYATMPEAPSPPQLAVGSWAVAALTTRLLFLLATSPAQVQPYPRVYWLSTV; encoded by the coding sequence ATGCGATACGATAGAAACTACCTCTATATAACACCGGAAGAGCAGAAACGCCTGGCAGAATGCCACGTCCTCTTGGCAGGTTGTGGCATTGGCAGCAACATAGCAGAATGTGCTTTGCGTTTGGGCTTTGAGCGTCTGCGGCTTGTCGATGGCGATAGTGTCTCTATAAGCAACCTGAACCGCCAGAATTATACACAACAAGATGTAGGGAAATTAAAAGCCGAAAGCCTTGCCAAGCGTCTGCAGGCTATTCATCCGCAGGCTGCTGTGGAGGCAGTGCCTGCTTTTATGGATATTCGCAATATAGAAGATTGCCTGTATGGAATAGATGTGGCTGTAAACGCCTTGGATTTCACTTCTGACCTTCCTTTTTTGTTTGACCGTGTTTGCGCCCATCGCCAAATACCGGTCATACATCCCTACAACTTGGGGTGGGCAGCCTTGGCGTTAGTGGTGCCGCCCAAAGGACCTTTCTTAGACGACATTGTGGGGAGCCAACCGGAAAAGGCAGAAGTGCGCTTTGTGCAACACTTGTTAGAAGAGCTTCTTCCACAGGCACAGACTGCTTGGTTGCGTGAGGTGGCTGCCCGCTATGCTACCATGCCAGAAGCGCCCTCACCGCCGCAACTTGCCGTAGGCAGTTGGGCAGTGGCGGCACTCACTACCCGCCTGCTTTTTCTCTTGGCTACCTCGCCTGCACAAGTGCAGCCCTATCCGAGAGTGTATTGGCTTTCTACTGTGTGA
- a CDS encoding SDR family oxidoreductase, translated as MTKIRGKKVLVTGGANGIGRLLGERCLKEGAAHLVIWDINEQRLAETKKDFEQKGYQVSTYIVDVSKIEEIKTAASLTLSEVGKIDILFNNAGIVVGKFFHEHTHEEISKTIEVNVLGVMHVARAFLPDMLREKSGHIVNIASAAGLLANPRMSVYVGSKWAVLGWSESLRIEMEEEKTGVKVTTVTPSYIKTGMFEGVKPPLLAPLLEPEEIVDKIIDAVKEDEILVTAPWSVHLIPILRGLMPTRVFDWIIGKGLGIYESMASFVGRPKEEAVPEKKTSKIKLDD; from the coding sequence ATGACCAAAATCAGAGGTAAAAAAGTGTTGGTAACCGGCGGCGCCAATGGCATCGGGCGCTTGCTGGGTGAGCGCTGCTTGAAAGAAGGAGCTGCCCACTTAGTCATCTGGGATATCAATGAGCAGCGTCTGGCTGAAACCAAAAAAGACTTTGAACAGAAAGGCTATCAAGTGAGCACCTACATCGTAGATGTATCGAAAATAGAAGAAATCAAAACGGCAGCGTCGCTTACTCTGTCGGAAGTAGGCAAAATCGACATTCTATTCAACAATGCCGGCATAGTGGTGGGTAAATTCTTCCATGAACACACCCACGAAGAAATCAGCAAAACTATTGAGGTGAATGTATTGGGAGTAATGCATGTAGCACGAGCCTTCCTACCCGATATGTTGCGAGAAAAAAGCGGTCATATTGTCAACATTGCTTCTGCTGCCGGTCTGCTGGCAAACCCCAGAATGTCGGTATATGTGGGCAGTAAATGGGCAGTATTGGGATGGTCCGAGTCGCTGCGCATAGAGATGGAAGAAGAAAAGACGGGGGTGAAAGTAACAACCGTAACGCCCAGCTACATCAAAACCGGTATGTTTGAAGGGGTAAAGCCGCCTTTGTTGGCTCCCTTGTTGGAACCAGAAGAAATTGTGGACAAAATCATCGATGCAGTCAAGGAAGACGAAATACTGGTTACGGCGCCTTGGTCGGTGCACCTGATTCCCATCTTACGCGGCTTGATGCCTACTCGTGTCTTTGACTGGATTATAGGCAAAGGCTTGGGCATTTATGAGTCAATGGCAAGCTTTGTGGGACGCCCCAAAGAAGAAGCTGTACCGGAAAAGAAAACATCAAAGATTAAGTTGGATGACTAA